The window TATTACTGACGGTCAGGTTTACCTTGAGCCGAACCTTTTCAACGCCGGTGTTCGTCCTGCTATTAACGTAGGTCTGTCCGTTTCCCGTGTTGGTGGTGCAGCTCAGATCAAGGCTATGAAACAGGTTGCCGGTACACTCCGTCTTGACCTTGCTCAGTATCGTGAACTTGCAGCGTTTGCTGCTTTCGGTTCCGATCTTGATAAAGCAACTCAGCAGAAACTGAACCGCGGTGCCCGCATGGTTGAGCTTCTCAAGCAGTCTCAGTTTAAACCTATGAACGTTATGCAGCAGGTTATCTCTTTGTACGCCGGTACTCGCGGCCACATGGATGAAATTCCTGTTTCTGCTGTTCGTAAGTTCGAAGGAGAGCTTATTGAGTTCATCGCAAGTGCCAAACCTGAAATTATGGAAGGCATTAAGACTAAGCAGGTTCTTGATGATGAGATTGAAGGCAAGCTGAAGGCCGCTCTTGAAGAGTTTAAAAAAGGTTTCACAGCTTAATCCTGGGAGGTACTGATGGCTTCTCTTAAGGATGTACAGAATCAAATAGTCAGTATTAAAAAGACTAAGCAGATTACCAAAGCGATGAACATGGTCGCGTCGGCTAAGTTGCGTGGCGCTCAGTCAAGAATTGAACGCTTCCGCCCTTATGCAGACAAGTTCTATGAAATGCTTGGTGACCTGGCAGCCGGAGCGGACTCAAGCGTCCATCCGCTGCTTGAAGTCCATGAAGAGATCAAGACTGTCGGCATTATGCTCGTCACTTCTGATCGCGGACTTTGCGGTAGTTTTAATGCTAATATGATACATTCGGCCATGAAATTGGCTGCAGAAAAGAAGGCTGAGGGTAAAACTGTTAAGTTTTACTGTATAGGTAAAAAGGGTCGCGCAGCAGTTAAAAAAAGTGAATTTGAAGTCGTTGAATCATACGCTGATCAAATGAACTCATTTGACTTTAACCTCGCGATTACTATCGGCAACAAAGTAATTGATGCCTACCTTACTGAAGAACTTGACGAAGTTTACCTAGTCTATGGAAAGTTTGTAAGTGTCGCTTCTCAGGAACCTACCAGACTTAAAGTTCTGCCTATGTCTTCGGACGTTGCAGCGGAAGAAGGTGAGTCTAAGACTTCCAGCGAATACATTTACGAACCTTCTGTCGAAGGTCTTCTCGCGGAGCTTCTGCCCCGTTTTGTGAAGGTTCAGGTTTATCGCGGACTACTCGATACATCCACTAGTGAACATGCTGCCCGCATGGCCGCTATGGATAACGCTTCCAGAGCTTGCGACGACATGACTGAATCACTGACCTTGCTTTACAACAAAACTAGGCAGGCCGCTATTACCGCGGATCTTATGGACATTGTCGGCGGCGCAGAAGCGCTGAAAGGATAATATAGGGGGTTACTCGGATGAGTAAAATTATAGGTAAAATTGTTCAGGTTATCGGCGCCGTTGTTGACGTCGAATTCCCTGAAGGGCAATTGCCCAACATTCTGACTGCTGTACAGATTGACAACCCGAACAACACCGATGCTCCGGACCTCATTTGTGAAGTCGCACAGCATCTCGGTAACAATGTTGTTCGTACCATTGCTATGGACGCTACTGAAGGTCTCGTCCGCGGCATGGATGTTAATGCTCTCGGTATAGCAATCACAGTTCCTGTTGGTGATGCAGTGCTTGGACGTATCCTGAACGTTGTCGGTCGCCCTGTTGATGAACTCGGCCCGATCGCATCCGATAAGGTTATGCCGATTCACCGTTCTGCTCCTGACTTTACCGAGCTTTCAACT is drawn from Desulfovibrio gilichinskyi and contains these coding sequences:
- a CDS encoding F0F1 ATP synthase subunit gamma produces the protein MASLKDVQNQIVSIKKTKQITKAMNMVASAKLRGAQSRIERFRPYADKFYEMLGDLAAGADSSVHPLLEVHEEIKTVGIMLVTSDRGLCGSFNANMIHSAMKLAAEKKAEGKTVKFYCIGKKGRAAVKKSEFEVVESYADQMNSFDFNLAITIGNKVIDAYLTEELDEVYLVYGKFVSVASQEPTRLKVLPMSSDVAAEEGESKTSSEYIYEPSVEGLLAELLPRFVKVQVYRGLLDTSTSEHAARMAAMDNASRACDDMTESLTLLYNKTRQAAITADLMDIVGGAEALKG